The Streptomyces pratensis genomic interval TCGCCCCCGGGGCCCTCTGCCCGGACCCGCTGCTCACCGGTGTCCGGGTCTCACCGGGCCTGGCACGCCGCGCAGACGTGCGCGCCGCACGCGGCCAGGAGCTCCCCGGCCGCCGCACTCACCGCCGGGTCGCCGTCCGCCGCCAGCCGCTCGGCCGTCGTCCGGCCGGCCAGGACCGCCAGATGCGCGTCCCTTGTCCACTCCGGGTGGTGCGCGTGGCCGTGGGCCAGGATCGTCCTCAGCAGGCCGAGCACCCCCGCGCGGCCCTTCACGGTCTCCATGGCGGCGAGTTCCCAGAGGAAGGGGACCGTGGCGACCGTCGCGTCGAACACGGCCATGGCGGCTATCCACCGCCCCAGATCGCTCAGCGCGTCCTCGGCGGACTCGCTGTCACCCCAGGCGATCCGTGACAGCATCCCGGGGACTTGGGACGCGGAGCCCTGGGCATGGCGCAGCTCATGCCACTGAACATGCCTCATGTCCTTCAGGATGGTCCCCATCCGCGCACTCAATCAGCCTTTCCGGGTGCCGTCCACCATGCCTGCCCCACTCATCGGATCCTGCTCCCGGACCCCGTCCAGCACATCCAGGTACCGCCGCACCGCGGCGTGGTCGTCGGCGCCGGCGATCAGCCCCACGTGGTTGTCGGGCCGGACCACCACGACGGTGTCCCCGCCGATGCCGTACGCCGCGTGGGCGAGCCCCTGTCGGTCGTGCAGGGCCCCCGCGACGACGGCGGCCGTCCCGGGTTCCGGGGCGGCGGCGTGGTACACCCGCCGGGCACGCACCGCGTCGCCGTGGGCCGCGACCGCCTCCCGCAGGGCCCGGTCGGTGCCGGCCCCGAAGCCCAGCACCGTGATGTGCGGACCGGCGAACACACGGAACAGGCGGGTCGGTGCACCGGTCGACGCCTCGGTGCAGGGGGCGTCCGGGGCGCGGTCCCCCGACCGCACGTCGCCGTCGCCCCCGGGGCGGGCGAGGCTGCTCCACCGGTAGCCCCGGTCCAGTCCCGTCGTCGACGGGGTGATCGCCGTGTCGAGCCCGCCGCCCGGCTCCCTGATCGCCTCCAGCGTGGCTCTCAGCCGCTCCGAGGTGAGGTCCAGCGTCCAGGCGGCGAGGGGCAGCCGCTCCTCCTCGTAGGTGTCCAGCAGTTCCGTCCCCGCCCGCTTCTTCAGTACCTGGGCGAGCTTCCAGCCGAGGTTGAACGCGTCCTGGATGCCGGTGTTCATGCCGAGCCCGCCCGCGATCGCGTGCACATGGGCGGCGTCCCCGGCCAGCAGGACCCTGCCGACCCGGTAGCGGTCCGCCATGCGCACGTTGACGCGGTACGTCGAGAGCAGGGTCGCCCCGGTGAGGTGACCGGCGGGAAGCCTGGTGTGCCGGGCGAAGAGCCGCCTGAAGCCCTCCAGGGACGGGGCGAGTGGCCGCCCGTCCCCGTCCCGCTCCGGGCCCGACTGGAACCACCAGCCCGCCCGGGTGCCCGGGACGGGGCAGAGCATGACCCCACCGCCGCCGTCGAACCACTGGTGCCAGATGCCCCTGTCCAGGACGCCCGGGGTGATCTCGACGTCGCCGCAGACCATCACCTGCTCCTCGTCCGTCTCCCCGCGGAACGGGATGCCGAGCAGTTTCCGTACGCGGCTGTGCGCGCCGTCGCAGCCCACCACGTACCGCGCACCGGCGGTGGAGCCGTCGGCGAGGGCGGCGGTAACCGAGGTGCCGTCCTCGGTGAGGCCGACGACCTCGGTGCCCGTCTCCACGGACACGCCGTAGCCGGCGAGCCGGTCCCGCAGGATCTCCTCCAGCCGCCACTGGGCGATCAGCCTGCCCCGGTCGTAGGGCGCGTCGGGTGTCGGCGAGGAATCTGCGTACGGGTCCGCGTCCGCGACCGGGACACCGTCGCGGTACTTGCGCATCGGGAGCGGCGCGGAGCTCGCCGCCAGCACCGCATCGAGGACACCCAGGTCCTCCATCACCTCCAGGGACCGGGGATTGGGGCCCTTGGCCCGCGAGCTGCGCGGGTACCCGGGTGACTTGTCCACGATCCGGACGGTGACGCCTCGCCTGGCGAGATCGCAGGCGAGTGTCAGTCCGGTGGGTCCCGCTCCCACGATCAGTACGTCGGCCATGCCCGCTCCTCGGTTCGCGTTCCGGCGGACAGGAAAGCGCAACCGAGTAAAAAAAGCAACCTGGTAACTATTTTATGGCCGGTGTGCCCTTGTCCGGCATGGAAGCGGAGGCCGTCCCCAAGGGCGCCGCGGCCTCCGCCGCCCGTACGGCCAGGCGGAGGGCCTCCGCCCTCGTGCGCCGTGCCGTCCGCAGGGCGTCCCAGGTCAGCAGCATCAGGGCGACCCAGACCAGCGCGAAGCCGGCCCACCGCTCGGCCGGCATCGCTTCGTGGAAGTAGAGGATGCCGAGCGCGAACTGGAACACCGGTGCCAGGTACTGCATCAGGCCCAGGACGGACAGCGGCACCCGGATCGCCGCGGCGCCGAAGCAGACGAGCGGGATCGCGGTGACCAGACCCGTCGCGGCGAGCAGGGCTCCGTGCCCGGCGCCGCCGGCCAGGAAGGTCGTGTCGCCGCGCACCCCGAGCCAGAGCAGGAAGCCGAGAGCGGGCACGAACAGCACGGCGGTCTCGGCGGCCAGGGACTCCAGCCCGCCCATGTTGACCTTCTTCTTCACCAGGCCGTACGTCGCGAAGGAGAACGCCAGCACCAGTGAGATCCACGGGGGCTGCCCGTAGCCGATGGCCAGCACGAGCACCGCGGCGAAGCCGGTCGCCACCGCGGTCCACTGCGCCGGCCTCAGCCGCTCGCCGAGCAGCAGGACGCCCATGGCGATCGTGACGAGCGGATTGATGAAGTAGCCGAGCGACGCCTCGACGACGTGGCCGTTGTTGACGGACCAGATGTAGAGGCCCCAGTTGACCGAGATCACGGTCGCGGCGACGGTGATCAGCCCCACGCGCCGGGGCTGCCGTATCAGCTCGCCGATCCACGCCCAGCGGCGCAGGAACAGCAGGGCGATGCCCACGACGCCCAGCGACCACACCATTCGGTGGGCGAGGATCTCCACCGCTCCGGACGGTTCCAGCAGCGGCCAGAAGAGAGGTACGAGGCCCCACATCCCGTACGCGCCGATTCCGTACAGCAGGCCTGCCCGCTGTTCGTTCTTCCCCTTCACGGGCCCTCCCGGCACTCCTGGGCCGACGGTCGGCCGACTGCACGACGGTAGCGCCGGAAGAGCCCGCTGTCATTGCCGTCTCACGGAAACGGTCATGACATGTGCCGAGGACGCCTGTTCAGGCCGTTGCGACCGCGGTGGCGACCGTCTCGGCCAGGGGAGTGGTCGGCCGGCCGATCAGGCGGGCCAGGTCGCCGTTCGTCCCGGCGAGCAGGCCCCGCGCGATGGCCTCGTCGACGTCGACGAGGATCGCGGCGAAGGGCTCGGGCACCCCGGCTCCGACGAGGATCTCCTGGTGCACCGCGGCCGGGACCTCCTTGTAGGCGATCTCCTTGCCGGTCGCCTCCGTCACCACGGCGGCGTACTCGGCCAGCGACCAGGCGACGTCGCCGCTCAGCTCGTACACCGCGCCGAGGTGCCCCTCGCCGGTCAGCACGGCGGCAGCCGCGTCCGCGTAGTCGGCCCGCGTGGCGGAGGCGACGCGCCCGTCACCGGCGTTCGCGACGACGGCGCCGTGCTCCAGGACGGGTGCCAGGTTCGCCGTGTAGTTCTCGGTGTACCAGCCGTTGCGCAGGAAGGTGTGGGGGAGTCCGGAGTCCAGGATCAGCTGCTCGGTCACCTTGTGCTCGGCGGCCAGCTGGAAGTCCGCGTCGGGACCGCCCAGTACGCCGGTGTACGCGAGCTGGGCGACCCCCGCGGCCTTCGCCGCGTCGATCAGGGCGGTGTGCTGCGGTACGCGCCTGCCGACCTCGTTGGCCGAGATCAGCAGCACACGGTCGCCGGCCCGGAAGGCGCCGGCAAGGGTCTCGGGGCGGTCGTAGTCCGCGATGCGGAGCTCGACACCACGGGCGGCGAGCGGGGCGGCCTTGTCCTTGTCGCGGACGACGGCGGCGACGGACTCCGCGGGGACGGTGGCGAGCAGTCGCTCGACGACGAGACGGCCGAGCTCGCCGGTGGCTCCGGTGACAACGATGCTCATGGGGTTCCTCCTGGTGCGCTGATCCTTGGGGGGTTCTCTTGGTACTCACTGTAGGACGTGCACTTTCTTATTGAAAGTACCCACTTTGAAGTAAGGTACTGGCATGAGCGTGAGTGCGATGAGGACCCCGAGCGTCAATCAGCCGATGTGCCCGTCCCGGCTGGTGCTGGAGCACGTCACCAGCCGCTGGGGGGTGCTGGTGCTGGCGGCCCTGCTGGAGCGCTCGTACCGCTTCAGCGAGCTGCGCCGCACCGTGGGCGGCGTCAGCGAGAAGATGCTCGCCCAGACCCTGCAGACGCTGGAACGGGACGGCTTCGTGCACCGGGACGCGAAGCCCGTGATCCCGCCGAGGGTGGACTACTCGCTCACCCCCCTGGGCAGGGAGGCCGCGGATCAGGTCTGGGGCCTCGCCCGGTGGGTGGAGCGCCGGCTGGACGCGGTGGAGAGCGCCCGCGAGACGTACGACGAGGCCCGGAGCCAGCCGGCTCCGGGCCTCGTCGAACAGGATTGATGGTGGTTCAGCCGATGACGGTCCAAATGTCGTTGCCTGCGAGCAGGGCGCCGAGGTCGCCCTTGCCGTGTTGTTCGATCGCGGTGTCGAGCTGGTCGGACATGAGGGTGTCGTAGACGGGGCGTTCGACGCTGCGCAGGACGCCGATGGGTGTGTGGTGCAGGGTGTCGGTGTCGGCGAGCCGGGTCAGGGCGAAGGCGGTGGTGGGGCTGGGGTTGTGGGCGTCGTGGACGAGGATCTGTGACTGGTTGTCCTCGGTGACCGTGACGACGGTGAGGTCGCCGGTGAGGGGGTCGCGGACGACGCCCTTGGAGTCCTGTGTGCCGAAGCGGATGGGCTTGCCGTGTTCGAGGCGGATGACCGCTTCCTGGGCGCGTTCCCTGTCCTTGAGTACCTCGAAGGCGCCGTCGTTGAAGATGTTGCAGTTCTGGTAGATCTCCACGAGTGCGGTGCCGGGGTGGTCGGCGGCCGCGCGCAGCACACCGGTGAGGTGTTTGCGGTCGGAGTCGACGGTGCGGGCGACGAAGGTGGCTTCGGCGCCCAGGGCGAGGGAGAGCGGGTTGAAGGGGGCGTCGAGGGAGCCCATGGGTGTGGACTTGGTGATCTTGCCGACTTCGGAGGTGGGGCTGTACTGGCCCTTGGTGAGTCCGTAGATGCGGTTGTTGAAGAGGAGGATCTTGAGGTTGACGTTGCGGCGCAGGGCGTGGATGAGGTGGTTCCCGCCGATGGACAGTGCGTCGCCGTCGCCGGTGACGACCCAGACGGACAGGTCGCGGCGGGAGGTGGCCAGGCCGGTGGCGATGGAGGGGGCGCGGCCGTGGATGGAGTGCATCCCGTAGGTGTTCATGTAGTAGGGGAAGCGGGAGGAGCAGCCGATGCCGGAGACGAAGGTGATGTTCTCCTTGGCCAGGCCGAGTTCGGGCATGAAGCCCTGTACGGCGGCGAGGACGGCGTAGTCGCCGCAGCCGGGGCACCAGCGCACTTCCTGGTCGGACTTGAAGTCCTTCATGGACTGTGTGCCCTCGGCCTTGGGGACCAGGTGGAGGAGTTCGTTGGTGTCAGGCATCGATGGCCTCCTTGAGGGCGGTGGCGAGCTGCTCGGCCTTGAAGGGCATGCCGTTGACCTGGTTGTAGCTCTGTGCGTCCACGAGGTATTTCGCCCGGAGGAGGAGGGCGAGCTGGCCGAGGTTCATCTCCGGGACGACGACCTTGTCGTATCTGCCCAGGATTTCGCCGAGATTGGCGGGGAAGGGGTTGAGGTGGCGCAGGTGGGCCTGTGCGATGGTCTCGCCGGCCGCGCGCAGGCGGCGTACCGCGGCGGTGACGGGTCCGTAGGTCGAGCCCCAGCCCAGGACGAGGGTCCTCGCGCCGGCGGGGTCGTCGACCTCGAGGTCGGGGACCTGGATGTTGTCGATCTTGGCCTGGCGGGTGCGGACCATGAAGTCGTGGTTGGCCGGGTCGTAGGAGATGTTCCCGGTGCCGTCCTGTTTCTCGATCCCGCCGATCCGGTGTTCCAGGCCCGGGGTGCCGGGTACCGCCCAGGGGCGGGCCAGGGTCTGCGGGTCCCTTTTGTAGGGCCAGAACACCTCGGTGCCGTCGTCGAGTTGGTGGTTGGGTCCGGTCGCGAACTGTGTCCGCAGGTCGGGGAGGGTTTCGGTGTCCGGGATCCGCCACGGTTCGGAGCCGTTGGCGAGGTAGCCGTCGGAGAGGAGGAAGACCGGGGTGCGGTAGGTCAGGGCGATCCGGGCGGCCTCCAGAGCGGCGTCGAAGCAGTCCGCCGGGGTCCTGGGCGCCACGATCGGCACGGGTGCCTCACCGTTGCGCCCGTACATGGCCTGGAGCAGGTCGGCCTGCTCCGTCTTGGTCGGCAGGCCGGTGGAGGGGCCGCCGCGCTGGATGTCGATGATCAGCAGCGGCAGTTCCAGCGACACCGCCAGACCGATCGTCTCCGACTTCAGCGCCACACCCGGACCCGACGTCGTCGTCACACCCAGTGACCCGCCGAACGCCGCGCCGAGCGCCGCACCGATCCCGGCGATCTCGTCCTCCGCCTGGAACGTCCGCACACCGAAGTTCTTGTGCCTGCTCAGCTCGTGCAGGATGTCGGACGCCGGAGTGATCGGATACGAACCCAGATACACCGGCAGATCCGCCTGCCGGCCCGCCGCGATCAGCCCGTACGACAACGCCAGATTCCCCGAGATATTGCGGTACGTGCCCGTCGGGAAAGCCTGCGACGCCGGAGCGACCTCGTAGGAGACCGCGAAGTCCTCCGTCGTCTCACCGAAATTCCAGCCCGCGCGGAACGCCGCCACGTTCGCCTCGGCGATGACCGGTTTCTTCGCGAACTTCGACCGGAGGAATGCCTCCGTCCCCTCCGTCGGACGGTTGTACATCCACGACAACAGCCCGAGCGCGAACATATTCTTCGACCGCTCGGCCTCCTTACGGGAAAGACCGAACTCCTTCAGCGCCTCGATCGTCAACGTCGTCAACGGCACCGGATGCACGTTGTACGCCTCGAGTGATCCGTCTTCCAGGGGGGATTGTGTATAACCGACTTTCGCCATCGGGCGTTTGGTGAATTCGTCGGTGTTCACGATGATGTCGGCCCCGCGGGGCACATCCGCGATGTTCGCCTTCAGCGCGGCGGGATTCATCGCGACCAGCACATTCGGGGCGTCACCCGGTGTCAGGATGTCGTGGTCCGCGAAATGCAGCTGGAACGACGACACGCCGGGCAGCGTGCCGGCGGGCGCCCGGATCTCGGCCGGGAAGTTCGGCAGCGTCGACAGATCGTTCCCGAACGACGCCGTCTCCGACGTGAACCGGTCACCCGTCAACTGCATCCCGTCACCCGAATCACCCGCGAAACGGATGATCACCCGGTCCAGGCGGCGGATTTCCTTCTCTGCGGCACCCGTGCGATCGATCTGCGGAGCGCGCTGCTCCCCGACGACAGCCTCGCTGGCCTCATCGGACTTTCCGGCTGGGCTACTGACCTGGCTGGTCACTGAACTGGACCTCCCTCGGGGCGGCGGCTCGGGACCGGCCGGCCCGCCGGCGGTCCAGGCCCCACCCTACTTCTGTAAGGGTCGCCTTCCTTGGACCGGTCATATGGTGGACGCGTTTTCAGGACATGAATGCGTCACGCTCCGCCATATTCTCCCGGCCCTTCGATCACTGGACGAACCCCCTTAGGTGCTCATCCTTTCGTCGTAGGCCTGGGGTTTCGCTGACAGCGGGTGGATCATCCAGATCATCGCGATCAGATCATCGCGTTGTCACGACTTCAGATAAGTGAGAACGGCGAGAACGCGACGGTGATCCCCGTCACTGGGTGACAGGCCGAGTTTCTGGAAGATGTTGCTGACGTGCTTCTCCACGGCTCCGTCGCTGACCACCAGCTGCCTGGCGACTGCCGAATTCGTACGCCCCTCCGCCATCAGACCGAGGACCTCCCGCTCGCGCGGCGTGAGCCCCGCCAGCACGTCCTGCTTGCGGCTGCGGCCCAGGAGCTGTGCCACGACCTCGGGGTCCAGAGCGGTCCCGCCCCGCGCCACCCGCACCACCGCGTCCACGAACTCCCTGACCTCGGCGACCCGGTCCTTCAGGAGATAGCCCACGCCGCGACTGCTGCCGGCCAGCAGTTCGGTGGCGTACTGCTCCTCGACGTACTGCGAGAGCACCAGCACCCCGATGGCCGGGTACTCCTTGCGCAGTCGCACCGCCGCCCGCACTCCCTCGTCGGTGTGGGTCGGCGGCATCCGTACGTCGGCGACCACCACGTCCGGCAGCGCGTCCTCCCCCGCCAGGTCGTCCACCGTCTTGATCAGCGCCTCGGCGTCCCCGACCCCCGCGACGACGTCGTGCCCGAGGTCGGTCAGCAGCCGGGTGAGCCCTTCCCGGAGCAGCACCGAATCCTCGGCGATGACGACCCGCACTCTTTCCTCCACGACCTTGTGTCCCCCACTGTCGGTGTTCCACGCGTACGCCCGATGTGCGCGCCGCCCTGTGTGTCCAGCATTCCAGCATCGGCGCCAGGATGGGCCCCGCACCAGTGGTTCCGGTGCCGCCGGACGCACCGCAGTGCCCCGGCCGCCGTGCTGGCGGCCGGGGCACTGCGACTCCGGCTTCCTGTGGCGGGGCCGGAGCCTCAGCCCCGCCAGGGCAGTTCGGCCGTGACCGTCGTCGGACCGCCGGGCGGGGA includes:
- a CDS encoding FAD-dependent oxidoreductase, which produces MADVLIVGAGPTGLTLACDLARRGVTVRIVDKSPGYPRSSRAKGPNPRSLEVMEDLGVLDAVLAASSAPLPMRKYRDGVPVADADPYADSSPTPDAPYDRGRLIAQWRLEEILRDRLAGYGVSVETGTEVVGLTEDGTSVTAALADGSTAGARYVVGCDGAHSRVRKLLGIPFRGETDEEQVMVCGDVEITPGVLDRGIWHQWFDGGGGVMLCPVPGTRAGWWFQSGPERDGDGRPLAPSLEGFRRLFARHTRLPAGHLTGATLLSTYRVNVRMADRYRVGRVLLAGDAAHVHAIAGGLGMNTGIQDAFNLGWKLAQVLKKRAGTELLDTYEEERLPLAAWTLDLTSERLRATLEAIREPGGGLDTAITPSTTGLDRGYRWSSLARPGGDGDVRSGDRAPDAPCTEASTGAPTRLFRVFAGPHITVLGFGAGTDRALREAVAAHGDAVRARRVYHAAAPEPGTAAVVAGALHDRQGLAHAAYGIGGDTVVVVRPDNHVGLIAGADDHAAVRRYLDVLDGVREQDPMSGAGMVDGTRKG
- the rarD gene encoding EamA family transporter RarD, with product MKGKNEQRAGLLYGIGAYGMWGLVPLFWPLLEPSGAVEILAHRMVWSLGVVGIALLFLRRWAWIGELIRQPRRVGLITVAATVISVNWGLYIWSVNNGHVVEASLGYFINPLVTIAMGVLLLGERLRPAQWTAVATGFAAVLVLAIGYGQPPWISLVLAFSFATYGLVKKKVNMGGLESLAAETAVLFVPALGFLLWLGVRGDTTFLAGGAGHGALLAATGLVTAIPLVCFGAAAIRVPLSVLGLMQYLAPVFQFALGILYFHEAMPAERWAGFALVWVALMLLTWDALRTARRTRAEALRLAVRAAEAAAPLGTASASMPDKGTPAIK
- a CDS encoding SDR family oxidoreductase; protein product: MSIVVTGATGELGRLVVERLLATVPAESVAAVVRDKDKAAPLAARGVELRIADYDRPETLAGAFRAGDRVLLISANEVGRRVPQHTALIDAAKAAGVAQLAYTGVLGGPDADFQLAAEHKVTEQLILDSGLPHTFLRNGWYTENYTANLAPVLEHGAVVANAGDGRVASATRADYADAAAAVLTGEGHLGAVYELSGDVAWSLAEYAAVVTEATGKEIAYKEVPAAVHQEILVGAGVPEPFAAILVDVDEAIARGLLAGTNGDLARLIGRPTTPLAETVATAVATA
- a CDS encoding winged helix-turn-helix transcriptional regulator, translated to MSVSAMRTPSVNQPMCPSRLVLEHVTSRWGVLVLAALLERSYRFSELRRTVGGVSEKMLAQTLQTLERDGFVHRDAKPVIPPRVDYSLTPLGREAADQVWGLARWVERRLDAVESARETYDEARSQPAPGLVEQD
- a CDS encoding 2-oxoacid:ferredoxin oxidoreductase subunit beta, which produces MPDTNELLHLVPKAEGTQSMKDFKSDQEVRWCPGCGDYAVLAAVQGFMPELGLAKENITFVSGIGCSSRFPYYMNTYGMHSIHGRAPSIATGLATSRRDLSVWVVTGDGDALSIGGNHLIHALRRNVNLKILLFNNRIYGLTKGQYSPTSEVGKITKSTPMGSLDAPFNPLSLALGAEATFVARTVDSDRKHLTGVLRAAADHPGTALVEIYQNCNIFNDGAFEVLKDRERAQEAVIRLEHGKPIRFGTQDSKGVVRDPLTGDLTVVTVTEDNQSQILVHDAHNPSPTTAFALTRLADTDTLHHTPIGVLRSVERPVYDTLMSDQLDTAIEQHGKGDLGALLAGNDIWTVIG
- a CDS encoding 2-oxoacid:acceptor oxidoreductase subunit alpha, coding for MTSQVSSPAGKSDEASEAVVGEQRAPQIDRTGAAEKEIRRLDRVIIRFAGDSGDGMQLTGDRFTSETASFGNDLSTLPNFPAEIRAPAGTLPGVSSFQLHFADHDILTPGDAPNVLVAMNPAALKANIADVPRGADIIVNTDEFTKRPMAKVGYTQSPLEDGSLEAYNVHPVPLTTLTIEALKEFGLSRKEAERSKNMFALGLLSWMYNRPTEGTEAFLRSKFAKKPVIAEANVAAFRAGWNFGETTEDFAVSYEVAPASQAFPTGTYRNISGNLALSYGLIAAGRQADLPVYLGSYPITPASDILHELSRHKNFGVRTFQAEDEIAGIGAALGAAFGGSLGVTTTSGPGVALKSETIGLAVSLELPLLIIDIQRGGPSTGLPTKTEQADLLQAMYGRNGEAPVPIVAPRTPADCFDAALEAARIALTYRTPVFLLSDGYLANGSEPWRIPDTETLPDLRTQFATGPNHQLDDGTEVFWPYKRDPQTLARPWAVPGTPGLEHRIGGIEKQDGTGNISYDPANHDFMVRTRQAKIDNIQVPDLEVDDPAGARTLVLGWGSTYGPVTAAVRRLRAAGETIAQAHLRHLNPFPANLGEILGRYDKVVVPEMNLGQLALLLRAKYLVDAQSYNQVNGMPFKAEQLATALKEAIDA
- a CDS encoding response regulator transcription factor, whose protein sequence is MRVVIAEDSVLLREGLTRLLTDLGHDVVAGVGDAEALIKTVDDLAGEDALPDVVVADVRMPPTHTDEGVRAAVRLRKEYPAIGVLVLSQYVEEQYATELLAGSSRGVGYLLKDRVAEVREFVDAVVRVARGGTALDPEVVAQLLGRSRKQDVLAGLTPREREVLGLMAEGRTNSAVARQLVVSDGAVEKHVSNIFQKLGLSPSDGDHRRVLAVLTYLKS